Proteins found in one Oncorhynchus mykiss isolate Arlee chromosome 3, USDA_OmykA_1.1, whole genome shotgun sequence genomic segment:
- the LOC110520071 gene encoding fidgetin isoform X1, which translates to MITSTGIYGLKMQWTPEHAQWAEQHFDISSTTRSPAHKVEAYRGHLQRTYQYAWANDDISALTASNLLKKYAEKYSGILEGPSERALLCSYSDGTPGLLNGRKSESESWQEGIYPMNCAPDVLSVSKSGMTAALPPTDVSASIGSTPRGASSLTEPSYSSSNCGSHTATSLHSGLSSQEYATGYNGSYLHSSYSGQTASGLPSPLHNAGLLQPPPPPPPPPPTLVPSYNAGSPNLSNYNYPPTGYPPQTAVAPSYSPGGAPPPSAYLPSGIAAPTPLTPSTLPGYSYQSHNHAPIAPTPLNGSSANSLKRKAFYMTGHGDMDSSYSNFNYNQQRSSQSPMYRIPDNSISDSSRGNGFDRNADPSSLAFKHTKQPISSDQQRKCCSQSGRALTPPSYGSTKSSVGGLRSGESFGKFGTPIMNEHSEEHRQLLSHSIAGSDIGSATSSSHTAEEQLKNSDANLVELVTTEILQPGPPVDWNDIAGLELAKAAIKEEILWPILRPDMFSGLATLPRSLLLFGPQGTGRTLLGRCMASQLGAAFLRLSGSALVTKWLGEGEKIVQASFLVARCRQPSVVFISEVDMLLSAQLSEESPVNRIKSELLMQLDSVLTSAEDHVLVVCSSSKPEEIQESLRRYFTKRLLIPLPDSTARHQIISQLLSQHNYCLSDKELSLLVQRTEGFSGLDVARLCHEAVVGPIHGIPASDLSAIHPSQMRPVSYQDFDNVFSKFQSNISQKELDTYTEWNKMFGCSQ; encoded by the coding sequence GCCTAAAGATGCAGTGGACCCCAGAGCATGCACAGTGGGCCGAGCAGCACTTTGATATCTCCTCCACCACACGCTCTCCTGCACACAAAGTGGAGGCCTACCGGGGGCACCTGCAGCGCACCTATCAGTACGCCTGGGCCAACGACGACATCTCTGCACTCACCGCCTCCAACCTGCTGAAGAAATACGCAGAGAAGTACTCTGGGATTTTAGAGGGTCCGAGTGAGCGAGCGCTGCTCTGCTCCTATTCCGATGGCACTCCTGGACTCCTGAATGGACGTAAGTCAGAGAGTGAGTCCTGGCAGGAGGGGATTTACCCAATGAACTGCGCTCCAGATGTTTTATCTGTGAGCAAATCTGGAATGACAGCTGCCCTTCCCCCAACAGACGTGTCGGCCAGCATAGGTAGCACCCCAAGGGGGGCCAGCAGCCTGACCGAGCCCAGCTATTCCAGCAGTAACTGTGGGAGTCACACAGCCACCAGTCTACACTCTGGTCTGTCCTCTCAGGAATACGCTACGGGCTACAATGGCTCCTACCTGCACTCTAGTTACAGCGGGCAGACCGCCTCAGGCCTCCCCTCTCCATTGCACAATGCTGGTCTCCTACAACCCccgcccccacccccaccacctccccctACTCTAGTGCCCAGCTACAACGCGGGGTCTCCCAACCTCTCCAACTACAATTATCCTCCGACAGGGTATCCCCCACAGACAGCTGTTGCCCCTAGCTATAGCCCTGGGGGAGCCCCACCTCCCTCTGCCTATCTGCCATCAGGCATCGCAGCTCCCACGCccctaaccccctctacactCCCTGGCTATAGCTACCAGTCCCATAACCATGCACCAATTGCACCAACACCTTTGAATGGCAGCTCAGCCAACTCATTGAAAAGAAAAGCTTTCTACATGACGGGGCATGGAGATATGGACTCCAGCTATAGTAATTTCAACTACAACCAACAGCGCTCCTCACAAAGCCCTATGTACAGAATACCAGACAACAGCATCTCAGACTCAAGCAGAGGGAATGGATTTGACAGGAATGCTGATCCGTCATCTTTAGCATTTAAGCACACGAAGCAGCCAATATCCTCAGATCAgcaaagaaaatgttgcagtCAGTCTGGCCGAGCATTAACCCCTCCCTCCTATGGATCAACCAAAAGCTCTGTGGGAGGCCTGAGATCGGGCGAGTCCTTTGGAAAGTTTGGAACCCCCATAATGAATGAGCACAGTGAAGAGCATAGACAGCTCCTCTCCCATTCCATAGCAGGGTCGGACATTGGCAGCGCTACCTCATCCAGCCACACTGCAGAGGAGCAGCTGAAGAACAGTGATGCCAACCTCGTGGAGTTGGTCACCACAGAGATCCTTCAGCCCGGTCCCCCAGTAGACTGGAATGACATTGCAGGTCTGGAGCTGGCCAAAGCAGCCATCAAAGAAGAGATTCTGTGGCCCATTTTGAGGCCAGACATGTTCAGTGGACTTGCCACATTACCTCGGAGCCTCCTTCTCTTCGGACCTCAGGGAACAGGCAGAACACTGCTGGGCCGCTGCATGGCCAGCCAGCTGGGGGCTGCCTTCCTGCGGCTCAGTGGCTCAGCCCTGGTGACcaagtggctgggagagggagagaagattgTCCAGGCCTCCTTCCTGGTAGCCAGGTGTCGCCAGCCCTCAGTGGTGTTCATCAGTGAGGTGGACATGCTGCTTTCGGCCCAGCTCAGCGAGGAGAGCCCAGTGAATAGGATCAAGAGCGAGCTCCTCATGCAGCTGGACAGTGTGCTGACCTCAGCCGAGGACCACGTCCTGGTGGTCTGCTCCTCCAGCAAGCCTGAGGAGATCCAAGAGTCCCTGAGGAGGTACTTCACCAAACGGCTTCTCATCCCCCTACCTGACAGCACAGCACGACACCAGATAATCAGCCAACTGCTCTCACAGCACAACTATTGCCTCAGTGACAAAGAGCTGTCACTGCTGGTCCAGCGGACGGAGGGCTTTTCAGGACTGGACGTGGCCCGGCTGTGCCATGAGGCAGTAGTAGGACCGATACATGGCATCCCAGCTTCTGACCTCTCAGCCATCCATCCCAGCCAGATGAGACCAGTCTCTTACCAAGACTTTGACAATGTATTTAGCAAATTCCAGTCCAACATATCACAAAAAGAACTGGACACATACACCGAATGGAATAAAATGTTTGGTTGCAGTCAATGA
- the LOC110520071 gene encoding fidgetin isoform X2 — translation MQWTPEHAQWAEQHFDISSTTRSPAHKVEAYRGHLQRTYQYAWANDDISALTASNLLKKYAEKYSGILEGPSERALLCSYSDGTPGLLNGRKSESESWQEGIYPMNCAPDVLSVSKSGMTAALPPTDVSASIGSTPRGASSLTEPSYSSSNCGSHTATSLHSGLSSQEYATGYNGSYLHSSYSGQTASGLPSPLHNAGLLQPPPPPPPPPPTLVPSYNAGSPNLSNYNYPPTGYPPQTAVAPSYSPGGAPPPSAYLPSGIAAPTPLTPSTLPGYSYQSHNHAPIAPTPLNGSSANSLKRKAFYMTGHGDMDSSYSNFNYNQQRSSQSPMYRIPDNSISDSSRGNGFDRNADPSSLAFKHTKQPISSDQQRKCCSQSGRALTPPSYGSTKSSVGGLRSGESFGKFGTPIMNEHSEEHRQLLSHSIAGSDIGSATSSSHTAEEQLKNSDANLVELVTTEILQPGPPVDWNDIAGLELAKAAIKEEILWPILRPDMFSGLATLPRSLLLFGPQGTGRTLLGRCMASQLGAAFLRLSGSALVTKWLGEGEKIVQASFLVARCRQPSVVFISEVDMLLSAQLSEESPVNRIKSELLMQLDSVLTSAEDHVLVVCSSSKPEEIQESLRRYFTKRLLIPLPDSTARHQIISQLLSQHNYCLSDKELSLLVQRTEGFSGLDVARLCHEAVVGPIHGIPASDLSAIHPSQMRPVSYQDFDNVFSKFQSNISQKELDTYTEWNKMFGCSQ, via the coding sequence ATGCAGTGGACCCCAGAGCATGCACAGTGGGCCGAGCAGCACTTTGATATCTCCTCCACCACACGCTCTCCTGCACACAAAGTGGAGGCCTACCGGGGGCACCTGCAGCGCACCTATCAGTACGCCTGGGCCAACGACGACATCTCTGCACTCACCGCCTCCAACCTGCTGAAGAAATACGCAGAGAAGTACTCTGGGATTTTAGAGGGTCCGAGTGAGCGAGCGCTGCTCTGCTCCTATTCCGATGGCACTCCTGGACTCCTGAATGGACGTAAGTCAGAGAGTGAGTCCTGGCAGGAGGGGATTTACCCAATGAACTGCGCTCCAGATGTTTTATCTGTGAGCAAATCTGGAATGACAGCTGCCCTTCCCCCAACAGACGTGTCGGCCAGCATAGGTAGCACCCCAAGGGGGGCCAGCAGCCTGACCGAGCCCAGCTATTCCAGCAGTAACTGTGGGAGTCACACAGCCACCAGTCTACACTCTGGTCTGTCCTCTCAGGAATACGCTACGGGCTACAATGGCTCCTACCTGCACTCTAGTTACAGCGGGCAGACCGCCTCAGGCCTCCCCTCTCCATTGCACAATGCTGGTCTCCTACAACCCccgcccccacccccaccacctccccctACTCTAGTGCCCAGCTACAACGCGGGGTCTCCCAACCTCTCCAACTACAATTATCCTCCGACAGGGTATCCCCCACAGACAGCTGTTGCCCCTAGCTATAGCCCTGGGGGAGCCCCACCTCCCTCTGCCTATCTGCCATCAGGCATCGCAGCTCCCACGCccctaaccccctctacactCCCTGGCTATAGCTACCAGTCCCATAACCATGCACCAATTGCACCAACACCTTTGAATGGCAGCTCAGCCAACTCATTGAAAAGAAAAGCTTTCTACATGACGGGGCATGGAGATATGGACTCCAGCTATAGTAATTTCAACTACAACCAACAGCGCTCCTCACAAAGCCCTATGTACAGAATACCAGACAACAGCATCTCAGACTCAAGCAGAGGGAATGGATTTGACAGGAATGCTGATCCGTCATCTTTAGCATTTAAGCACACGAAGCAGCCAATATCCTCAGATCAgcaaagaaaatgttgcagtCAGTCTGGCCGAGCATTAACCCCTCCCTCCTATGGATCAACCAAAAGCTCTGTGGGAGGCCTGAGATCGGGCGAGTCCTTTGGAAAGTTTGGAACCCCCATAATGAATGAGCACAGTGAAGAGCATAGACAGCTCCTCTCCCATTCCATAGCAGGGTCGGACATTGGCAGCGCTACCTCATCCAGCCACACTGCAGAGGAGCAGCTGAAGAACAGTGATGCCAACCTCGTGGAGTTGGTCACCACAGAGATCCTTCAGCCCGGTCCCCCAGTAGACTGGAATGACATTGCAGGTCTGGAGCTGGCCAAAGCAGCCATCAAAGAAGAGATTCTGTGGCCCATTTTGAGGCCAGACATGTTCAGTGGACTTGCCACATTACCTCGGAGCCTCCTTCTCTTCGGACCTCAGGGAACAGGCAGAACACTGCTGGGCCGCTGCATGGCCAGCCAGCTGGGGGCTGCCTTCCTGCGGCTCAGTGGCTCAGCCCTGGTGACcaagtggctgggagagggagagaagattgTCCAGGCCTCCTTCCTGGTAGCCAGGTGTCGCCAGCCCTCAGTGGTGTTCATCAGTGAGGTGGACATGCTGCTTTCGGCCCAGCTCAGCGAGGAGAGCCCAGTGAATAGGATCAAGAGCGAGCTCCTCATGCAGCTGGACAGTGTGCTGACCTCAGCCGAGGACCACGTCCTGGTGGTCTGCTCCTCCAGCAAGCCTGAGGAGATCCAAGAGTCCCTGAGGAGGTACTTCACCAAACGGCTTCTCATCCCCCTACCTGACAGCACAGCACGACACCAGATAATCAGCCAACTGCTCTCACAGCACAACTATTGCCTCAGTGACAAAGAGCTGTCACTGCTGGTCCAGCGGACGGAGGGCTTTTCAGGACTGGACGTGGCCCGGCTGTGCCATGAGGCAGTAGTAGGACCGATACATGGCATCCCAGCTTCTGACCTCTCAGCCATCCATCCCAGCCAGATGAGACCAGTCTCTTACCAAGACTTTGACAATGTATTTAGCAAATTCCAGTCCAACATATCACAAAAAGAACTGGACACATACACCGAATGGAATAAAATGTTTGGTTGCAGTCAATGA